Below is a window of Sebastes umbrosus isolate fSebUmb1 chromosome 13, fSebUmb1.pri, whole genome shotgun sequence DNA.
taggtcctgaccgggaacatcccagagtgatgtcacttgagtgcAGCGTCAGTTTGGGCTGGAGACTACGGCTGTGTTCAAAATCACTAActtactgcatactacatactcaATCAGAATGTACTGCATCCTGCCGACTAAATGAGCGATAAAGTATGATTTTAACAGCAGACTGTTCACACTGAAGTATGCTCAAGCGACGCCTGAGTCAGCCTCAGTGGCTCCGTCACATCTTCGAAAACGTCGcagcaaatataaaatattaaactgACCACATTATTGGGAATCTAAACAGTTACTATCTCGcatgaaaacatattaaaacttAATAGAGTGACATATTAACAGCTTTTACCCTGGCTCAAAATCTCACAAGTCTGACGGCCGGTCTCAACTACATACTCAATTTTATCTCATACTTAGTATGAATGGTATGTTACTATTCGATTTTGAACACAgcctacaagtttgaaaatgaaaatatggaGGTGTGGAGTAGAAGTGAGGTTACAAAACTCTGTATCCCACTACTCATCTTTGGTCGAGACTACATTAGCAGCTACTAGTATAACACATGCAAATCTCCAACCAAGTtgtattgtgggtaatgtaggagCCAGAATTTGACAAAGAAGAGGAatgtgtgaaataaacaaaagatgatatctctggttctgctgcatcgatttagatattttaaaagaaacaaaaaaaactgtccaTCATGGGTCCGACCAAGTTGTAGTAGTTTAATGCTACATCGATGGAGTACTCTTTTAAATACATGGACAGTAAACCCCAGGATATTATGcaatttttcagaaaaaaacttgtgaaagaaaccctcaATGAAAGATAACGAAGCTAGGGGAAGAGTGGCtagacaggaagtgacatcaggACTTCAGTAGTCGAGAGAAACAAGcccaaatagaaaaataaaacttttctgTCCGTCTGTATGTCTCTTGCTTCAGTCTCAGGCAGAAGCTCATTACAGAGGCAGTCGTCACGCCAAGAAGCTCAAGTCTCAGGAGAACAAGACCAAGgccaagctgtcaatcactggagAGACCAATGGGAGCATCACAAGTCCAGTTTGCCCCGCCCCTCCTGTCTCAGCTAACAGCAGCACCAATCAGCACACAGGTTGATTTTAATAACACAGATCTGAATACTATTTATGGTACTGatggtgtttttattttggggTGAGTTTGGTTTTTATATCACATGGTGTTTTTCATTTCTTCCTCCTCtatttccttctcttcttcttcatcttacCCGTCCTCCCTTCAGATCTCTTATCCAGCCTCATGGACTCCTTTCCTCTCAAACCCTTTGTCCTCCCgtcatcctcccctctctcctccacctccccctcctctagCAGACCAGGCAGTGAGCCTCCTCCCTCCAGTCCTCCCACCGCTCTCCCCGCCCCGggcctcttctcctcctcttcctcctcttccccatCTTCCAAGGCCTCTccgcctccccctcctccagctcctgtcACCACCTCTTCatcccctgctgctgctcctcttcctccttcccaGGCCTCCTCCCAGGATGCTCCCCTCTCAGTGGAGTCGGAGGAGGAGAAGGCGAAGAAGCTGCTGTACTGCTCTCTGTGTAAAGTCGCCGTCAACTCTCTGTCTCAGCTGGAGGCTCATAATGCAGGTGAGGATGAACGGGATGATGTATGGAAAGATGCATGGTTTCATCTGTCGCCATTTATCATCTCTTCATGATTTATTCGCCAAGTCTGTTTGCTTTTTATGGACCCACCAACTTTTTCAACTCTGCCAAGCGTAAAAACTTctttgctatatatatatttattttttttctgattagtAGCCAAATGTCATTTCTCAGATTTTGGTTCATCCGTTCagcaagtttcaagtctgtGCAGTTTGATGTACACAGAAATAAACTGAAACTAGTGAGCTGGAAGGAAGGGAATCTATCTTAAAAGTGATgcatgattttaaaaatgagcaGCAAGAATTGAAAGTATACAGGGTTTGTGATTGTCATTATGTCTCTTGTTTCATAGAAGTTTGGTTTCTGTGCGTCTCTGTTTGCAGGTTCAAAGCACAAGACGATGCTGGAGGCTCGGAGCGGCGCCGGGCCCATCAAGGCCTACCCTCGAGCCGGAGCCAAGCTCAAGACCGGCAGCAGCTCTGTACTGAAGGGCTCCGGCCTGCAGAACAAAACCTTCCACTGCCAGATCTGTGATGTCCATGTCAACTCTGAGATCCAACTCAAACAGGTAGAAACACAGCGGGCACATAGCATTATTCTAATGTTACTTTATACGGACCCAAGTAtgttaaaaagtaaaacaaaattacttctattctattgtcaaaATTTGAATGTCTCTACAGATATGTCCTGGGTTTAACAATAAAAGTactataaatatgcatactattttaactatttacttccttatttatttattaaacttttttgcctggccgcttcccagaggagcttaaagtgagcgatggacataaatggaagttccAGCACATAGATTTTGAAAGCTATCTCaacctttttcatgtcaaagaCGTCCAAAATCgatgtccaacagaccacagaccatggatgtacaagaggttgtgtcctgtgcttatGCCCTACGTGTtcgtaaatagcctacaactacattctGTTGACCTCATGCTATCAGCGCTACTAGCTATTGGCCGATAgctggttgtttgggaacagagatgttaatacatccaccacggtacaggcttacagcatacagtccatgggtgtattataagataatacaAGTGATGAATTAAAGCTAATAtgtccattattacagccacgtacagctagcgggaagctggcagaactggATATGTCATATCAGCGTGCAGCGTGTATATTGTGGATACATACACACTTCGGACACTCAAAATGTTGCACAGTAATTATAGAGTGCTACATAGTCGGCTAAATGTGATTTCGGACAAAGCCATAACAATGTGATATAATAGTAATGGTGAGAACCACAGAAAAATATATCAGtgtatgtttgttgttgttgttgcagcacaTCTCCAGCAGGAGGCACAAGGATAGAGTGGCAGGAAAACCCAGCAAACCCAAATACAGCCCTTATAACAAACAGCAGCGCAGCTCACTCACTGTAAGTGTCTGtctaccactctctctctctctcttcaattcaaattcaaatttgctttattggcatgaatcataattaaatacattattgtGCAGATCAAAAAACGCATCAATGAAATAGATAAATGTTGTGATAAATCAATAATGGGGGACTGTAAGAAATCATTTTAGAATAAATTATTTCTTcctgaattcattaattaatacgtttatttgcttttgcatttattctatcctgtttttgtttttttttaatctctcctttccttgtttcctcacctccttctttcctcttcttgtctcctctcctctccttgtgtcCTCTCCTTGTtacctctcttcttctctccttgtctcctctcctttccttgttTGCTCACctgcttgtttcctctcctttcctggTCTTCtcaccttttttcctctcctctctttattttctctcctctcctctccttgttacctctcttcttcactccttgtctcctctcctctccttatctcctctccttgtttcctctcatctTCCCCTAAGAAGGAGTTGATGAAGCCCTCCCTCTCCCCGTCCTTCCTCTCTACTCCCTTTGCTCCTCCGCCCTCCTCCCTCACTTCCACCATTTCGCTCCCTCCCgccactctctcctcctcccccctcctcacTTCCACCTCCTCACCCCTCACCCAAACCATCTCTCTCCACACTCGCCCTCCGGCACCCTCGCCCCTCTTCACAGCCTCCTTCCTGCGTCCGGCTCCTGGACCAATCAGAGCGAGCCAAGGATCGATCCTCTTCGCACCCTACTGATGGCAGCGTCGGCAGTGGGGAGTCGAACCagcgacctctgacctctgacctcctgttTGTTGGAGTGACAGAAGAGATATCAGTTCTGACACAATGGCTGCAGGGATTCAAACCTGCAACCTTCTCACCTGACTGAGGCTTCAAAAGAAGACTTGAGAGTACAgaacctccttctcctccttctgtcTAGATCTTCTTCTCGGGTCCAAAATTTCACAGCTGACCCGACAGCAACCTCTGATGATTTTATCCAaatcagaacagaacagaggcTGAAAAGTTCACACAAATCCTGGAAAACCTGGGATTTTCTAAACACAGTCATGGGAAAGTCCTGGAAAAATTACAGATTGCGCCGAAATTTCTAGAAAGCAATAAGTGGGGAAAAAGAAATCAGTGTGCAGCTCTTTTGTCGACCTCATTTGTCATTTTGATGCTCCAGATTCAGCTCATTCAAAACATCCAACTTAAAGAAAAATAAGTGAAACATTCAACTTGTGCATGGAAATATAgagaatatttatatttttctttctttgacgTTTTTACCAAAAAAAGAACTCCAAAGTACCTCGTCATGAATGGCAAATGACTCTTTATGGCAGCCTGAATCTACTGAAAATAAAGCtggagtttgttttttatatattttggtttGATTGAGATAACAAGAATCAGAACTAGGATTCGTGAGAAACCGGAATCGACAAGCAGAATCTAAAAAAATATCTCAACGATCCCCGAAACCTGCTCCTGGTTAAAATCCTCTCATTTTCAGGCTAA
It encodes the following:
- the znf385b gene encoding zinc finger protein 385B isoform X3; this translates as MKTPLSPSHPLERAQIFAFGGMCQELMDPPTPTTISLSVQQTPSQGQGVAYSLCEVCNLQLTSAGQAQVHYNGRSHLRRVRQLQARETGQQAGGAQSRSLPQATGLISKPAGLTPTPGLSPGLSAPPSTTAGSGCGAVGGALPGLIGATGPSVMMKPFLSFPVETTSPVGLFPNFNTMDPVQKAVINHTFGVTLVPKKKQVISCNVCQLRFNSDSQAEAHYRGSRHAKKLKSQENKTKAKLSITGETNGSITSPVCPAPPVSANSSTNQHTDLLSSLMDSFPLKPFVLPSSSPLSSTSPSSSRPGSEPPPSSPPTALPAPGLFSSSSSSSPSSKASPPPPPPAPVTTSSSPAAAPLPPSQASSQDAPLSVESEEEKAKKLLYCSLCKVAVNSLSQLEAHNAGSKHKTMLEARSGAGPIKAYPRAGAKLKTGSSSVLKGSGLQNKTFHCQICDVHVNSEIQLKQHISSRRHKDRVAGKPSKPKYSPYNKQQRSSLTKELMKPSLSPSFLSTPFAPPPSSLTSTISLPPATLSSSPLLTSTSSPLTQTISLHTRPPAPSPLFTASFLRPAPGPIRASQGSILFAPY
- the znf385b gene encoding zinc finger protein 385B isoform X1 codes for the protein MKTPLSPSHPLERAQIFAFGGMCQELMDPPTPTTISLSVQQTPSQGQGVAYSLCEVCNLQLTSAGQAQVHYNGRSHLRRVRQLQARETGQQAGAGAQSRSLPQATGLISKPAGLTPTPGLSPGLSAPPSTTAGSGCGAVGGALPGLIGATGPSVMMKPFLSFPVETTSPVGLFPNFNTMDPVQKAVINHTFGVTLVPKKKQVISCNVCQLRFNSDSQAEAHYRGSRHAKKLKSQENKTKAKLSITGETNGSITSPVCPAPPVSANSSTNQHTDLLSSLMDSFPLKPFVLPSSSPLSSTSPSSSRPGSEPPPSSPPTALPAPGLFSSSSSSSPSSKASPPPPPPAPVTTSSSPAAAPLPPSQASSQDAPLSVESEEEKAKKLLYCSLCKVAVNSLSQLEAHNAGSKHKTMLEARSGAGPIKAYPRAGAKLKTGSSSVLKGSGLQNKTFHCQICDVHVNSEIQLKQHISSRRHKDRVAGKPSKPKYSPYNKQQRSSLTKELMKPSLSPSFLSTPFAPPPSSLTSTISLPPATLSSSPLLTSTSSPLTQTISLHTRPPAPSPLFTASFLRPAPGPIRASQGSILFAPY
- the znf385b gene encoding zinc finger protein 385B isoform X4, yielding MIEGGGGGGGETAVSLSMMWSSFLSRGSGCGAVGGALPGLIGATGPSVMMKPFLSFPVETTSPVGLFPNFNTMDPVQKAVINHTFGVTLVPKKKQVISCNVCQLRFNSDSQAEAHYRGSRHAKKLKSQENKTKAKLSITGETNGSITSPVCPAPPVSANSSTNQHTDLLSSLMDSFPLKPFVLPSSSPLSSTSPSSSRPGSEPPPSSPPTALPAPGLFSSSSSSSPSSKASPPPPPPAPVTTSSSPAAAPLPPSQASSQDAPLSVESEEEKAKKLLYCSLCKVAVNSLSQLEAHNAGSKHKTMLEARSGAGPIKAYPRAGAKLKTGSSSVLKGSGLQNKTFHCQICDVHVNSEIQLKQHISSRRHKDRVAGKPSKPKYSPYNKQQRSSLTKELMKPSLSPSFLSTPFAPPPSSLTSTISLPPATLSSSPLLTSTSSPLTQTISLHTRPPAPSPLFTASFLRPAPGPIRASQGSILFAPY
- the znf385b gene encoding zinc finger protein 385B isoform X2, with product MKTPLSPSHPLERAQIFAFGGMCQELMDPPTPTTISLSVQQTPSQGQGVAYSLCEVCNLQLTSAGQAQVHYNGRSHLRRVRQLQARETGQQAGAGAQSRSLPQATGLISKPAGLTPTPGLSPGLSAPPSTTAGSGCGAVGGALPGLIGATGPSVMMKPFLSFPVETTSPVGLFPNFNTMDPVQKAVINHTFGVTLVPKKKQVISCNVCQLRFNSDSQAEAHYRGSRHAKKLKSQENKTKAKLSITGETNGSITSPVCPAPPVSANSSTNQHTDLLSSLMDSFPLKPFVLPSSSPLSSTSPSSSRPGSEPPPSSPPTALPAPGLFSSSSSSSPSSKASPPPPPPAPVTTSSSPAAAPLPPSQASSQDAPLSVESEEEKAKKLLYCSLCKVAVNSLSQLEAHNAGSKHKTMLEARSGAGPIKAYPRAGAKLKTGSSSVLKGSGLQNKTFHCQICDVHVNSEIQLKQHISSRRHKDRVAGKPSKPKYSPYNKQQRSSLTELMKPSLSPSFLSTPFAPPPSSLTSTISLPPATLSSSPLLTSTSSPLTQTISLHTRPPAPSPLFTASFLRPAPGPIRASQGSILFAPY